One window from the genome of Anguilla rostrata isolate EN2019 chromosome 5, ASM1855537v3, whole genome shotgun sequence encodes:
- the pgm2 gene encoding phosphoglucomutase-2 has protein sequence MDNDIATGDVKLNHAIKQWLQFDKNPKTLAAVRAMLKGGSVEELRRCFGARMEFGTAGLRAAMAGIPACDCQVSLTVIQTTQGLCRYLEQRFSDLKARGVVIGFDARAHPESGGSSKRFARLATAVLIGRGVPVYLFSDITPTPFVPFTVSHLKLCAGIMVTASHNPKQDNGYKVYWDNGAQIIPPHDTGIASAIEESLEPWPQAWEDQLVRDSPLVKDPLQDIQRKYFLAIQDMCFHRSINKSSEVKFVHTSVHGVGHAFVQSAFQAFDLRPPFAVPEQKEPDPEFPTVKYPNPEEGEGVLTLSFALADKEGATVVLANDPDADRLAVAEKQQSGQWRVFSGNELGALLGWWLFRCWRQKFPEPSKVKDVYMLASTVSSKILRAIALKQGFHFEETLTGFKWMGNRAKQLLDQGRTVLFAFEEAIGYMCCPAVLDKDGVSAAAIAAELTSYISKQGSSLSQQLTAIYEEYGYHITKNSYFICHDQDTIRGLFQRLRNFDGENTYPTRCGSFTVSSVRDLTTGYDSQQPDKKAVLPTSKSSQMITFTFSNGGVATMRTSGTEPKIKYYTELCAAPGNSDVKRLKMELDDLVDAIVEHFFEPEKNHLEGRKE, from the exons ATGGACAATGACATCGCGACAGGGGACGTCAAATTAAACCATGCCATCAAACAGTGGCTGCAGTTCGACAAG AACCCCAAGACGCTGGCGGCCGTGCGGGCGATGCTGAAGGGGGGGTCGGTGGAGGAGCTGCGGCGCTGTTTTGGGGCGCGGATGGAGTTTGGGACGGCAGGACTGCGGGCCGCCATGGCCGGGATCCCTGCATGCGACTGCC AGGTGAGCCTGACCGTCATCCAGACCACACAG GGGCTGTGCCGGTACCTGGAGCAGAGGTTCTCGGACCTGAAGGCGCGGGGCGTGGTGATCGGGTTCGACGCGCGTGCGCACCCTGAGAGCGGCGGGAGCAGCAAGCGCTTCGCCCGCCTCGCCACCGCAGTGCTGATTGGCCGCGGCGTTCCGGTGTACCTcttcagtgacatcactcccACCCCATTTGTG cccttcACAGTGTCCCACCTGAAGCTCTGTGCTGGGATCATGGTGACGGCGTCTCACAACCCGAAACAGGACAACGGCTACAAG gtgtacTGGGACAATGGCGCCCAGATCATCCCGCCTCATGACACGGGCATCGCCAGCGCCATCGAGGAGAGCCTGGAGCCCTGGCCCCAGGCCTGGGAGGACCAGCTGGTCCGGGACAGCCCGCTGGTGAAGGACCCCCTCCAGGACATCCAGCGGAAGTACTTCCTGGCCATTCAGGACATGTGCTTCCACAG GAGCATCAACAAGAGTTCAGAGGTCAAGTTTGTGCACACGTCTGTCCACGGAGTGGGGCACGCGTTCGTCCAGTCAGCGTTCCAGGCCTTTGATCTGCGCCCCCCCTTCGCTGTCCCAGAGCAGAAGGAACCCGACCCCGAGTTCCCCACGGTCAAGTACCCCAACcctgaggaaggagagggggtgCTG ACGCTGTCCTTTGCTCTGGCGGATAAAGAGGGGGCGACGGTGGTGCTGGCCAACGACCCCGACGCCGACCGGCTGGCCGTGGCGGAGAAACAGCAGAG CGGTCAGTGGCGGGTGTTCTCGGGGAACGAGCTGGGCGCTCTGCTGGGCTGGTGGCTGTTCCGCTGCTGGAGGCAGAAGTTTCCGGAACCTTCCAAGGTGAAGGACGTCTACATGCTGGCCAGCACCGTGTCGTCTAAGATCCTGCGCGCCATCGCGCTCAAGCAGGGCTTCCACTTCGAG GAAACCCTGACTGGCTTTAAGTGGATGGGGAACCGGGCCAAGCAGCTGCTGGACCAGGGCCGGACCGTGCTGTTTGCTTTCGAGGAGGCGATAG GTTACATGTGCTGTCCGGCGGTCCTGGACAAAGATGGGGTCAGTGCTGCCGCCATCGCAGCCGAGCTCACCTCCTACATCAGCAAGCAGGGCAGCAGTCTGTCCCAGCAGCTCACCGCCATCTACGAAGA GTACGGCTATCACATCACCAAGAACTCCTACTTCATCTGCCACGACCAGGACACCATCCGCGGCCTGTTCCAGCGGCTGCGTAACTTTGACGGGGAGAACACCTACCCCACACGGTGCGGCAGCTTCACCGTGTCCAGCGTGAGGGACCTCACCACCGGCTACGACAGCCAACAGCCAGACAAGAAGGCC GTGCTCCCCACCAGTAAGAGCAGTCAGATGATCACCTTCACCTTCTCAAACGGGGGCGTGGCCACCATGAGGACCAGCGGCACCGAACCGAAGATCAAGTATTACACTGAGCTGTGCGCTGCACCTGGGAAcag TGACGTGAAGCGGCTGAAGATGGAGCTGGATGACTTGGTGGACGCCATTGTGGAGCATTTCTTTGAGCCGGAGAAGAACCACCTGGAGGGCAGgaaagagtga